Proteins encoded within one genomic window of Lynx canadensis isolate LIC74 chromosome B2, mLynCan4.pri.v2, whole genome shotgun sequence:
- the CRIP3 gene encoding cysteine-rich protein 3 isoform X2, which translates to MSWTCPRCQQPVFFAEKVSSLGKNWHRFCLKCERCHSVLSPGGHAEHNGRPYCHKPCYGALFGPRGVNIGGVGSYLYNSPTPTPASTTPLSPSSFSPPRPRTGLPQGKKSHPHMKTFTGETSLCPGCEEPVYFAEKVMSLGRNWHRPCLRCQRCRKTLTAGSHAEHDGVPYCHIPCYGYLFGPKGVNIGDVGCYIYDPVEIKSK; encoded by the exons ATGAGCTGGACCTGCCCGCGTTGCCAGCAACCCGTTTTCTTCG CGGAGAAGGTGAGCTCCCTGGGCAAGAACTGGCATCGCTTCTGCCTGAAATGTGAGCGCTGCCACAGCGTCCTGTCCCCAGGAGGGCATGCAGAG CACAACGGGAGGCCGTATTGCCACAAGCCATGCTATGGGGCTCTCTTCGGACCCAGGG GGGTGAACATTGGTGGTGTGGGCTCCTACCTCTACaactcccccactcccacccctgccaGCACCACTCCCCTCAGCCCCAGCAGCTTTAGCCCCCCCAGGCCCAGGACTGGCCTCCCCCAGGGCAAGAAAA GCCATCCCCACATGAAGACATTTACTGGAGAGACTTCACTGTGCCCTGGCTGCGAAGAACCTGTCTATTTTG CTGAGAAGGTGATGTCTTTGGGCAGAAATTGGCACCGACCCTGTCTGAGGTGCCAGCGCTGCCGGAAGACCCTTACTGCTGGGAGTCATGCTGAG CATGACGGCGTCCCCTACTGCCACATCCCCTGCTACGGCTACCTGTTTGGCCCCAAAG gtGTGAACATTGGTGATGTGGGCTGCTACATCTATGACCCTGTGGAGATAAAATCCAAATGA
- the CRIP3 gene encoding cysteine-rich protein 3 isoform X1 yields MSWTCPRCQQPVFFAEKVSSLGKNWHRFCLKCERCHSVLSPGGHAEHNGRPYCHKPCYGALFGPRGVNIGGVGSYLYNSPTPTPASTTPLSPSSFSPPRPRTGLPQGKKSHPHMKTFTGETSLCPGCEEPVYFAEKVMSLGRNWHRPCLRCQRCRKTLTAGSHAEVNRHDGVPYCHIPCYGYLFGPKGVNIGDVGCYIYDPVEIKSK; encoded by the exons ATGAGCTGGACCTGCCCGCGTTGCCAGCAACCCGTTTTCTTCG CGGAGAAGGTGAGCTCCCTGGGCAAGAACTGGCATCGCTTCTGCCTGAAATGTGAGCGCTGCCACAGCGTCCTGTCCCCAGGAGGGCATGCAGAG CACAACGGGAGGCCGTATTGCCACAAGCCATGCTATGGGGCTCTCTTCGGACCCAGGG GGGTGAACATTGGTGGTGTGGGCTCCTACCTCTACaactcccccactcccacccctgccaGCACCACTCCCCTCAGCCCCAGCAGCTTTAGCCCCCCCAGGCCCAGGACTGGCCTCCCCCAGGGCAAGAAAA GCCATCCCCACATGAAGACATTTACTGGAGAGACTTCACTGTGCCCTGGCTGCGAAGAACCTGTCTATTTTG CTGAGAAGGTGATGTCTTTGGGCAGAAATTGGCACCGACCCTGTCTGAGGTGCCAGCGCTGCCGGAAGACCCTTACTGCTGGGAGTCATGCTGAGGTGAACAGG CATGACGGCGTCCCCTACTGCCACATCCCCTGCTACGGCTACCTGTTTGGCCCCAAAG gtGTGAACATTGGTGATGTGGGCTGCTACATCTATGACCCTGTGGAGATAAAATCCAAATGA
- the SLC22A7 gene encoding solute carrier family 22 member 7 isoform X2, which translates to MRFEELLDQVGGFGPFQLWNVALLALPRVLLPMNFLLPIFLAAVPAHRCALPGAPANFSHQDAWLEAHLPREPDGTLSSCLYFNHSQALPNTTLWGAGQSPGQLEGEPSTMPCPQGWEYDRSEFSSTIATEWDLVCEQKGLNKATSTFFFAGVLVGAVAFGYLSDRFGRRRLLLVAYVSSLVLGLVSAASVSYIMFVITRTLTGTALAGFTIIVMPLELEWLDVEHRTVAGVLSSTFWTGGVTLLALVGYLIRDWRWLLLAVTLPCAPGILSLWWVPESARWLLTQGRVEEAHRYLLRCARINGRPVGEDSLSREALSKVAAREQVVRRPSYLDLFRTPRLRHISLCCMVMWFGVNFSYYGLSLDVSGLGLNVYQTQLLFGAVEVPSKLLVYLSVRHAGRRLTQAGTLLGAALAFGARLLVTSEMGSWSTALAVMGKGFCEAAFTTAYLFTSELYPTVLRQTGMGLTALVGRLGGSLAPLAALLDGVWLSLPMLTYGGIALLAACTALLLPETKQAQLPETIQDVERSALSRLQEEEMPMKQIQN; encoded by the exons ATGAGATTTGAAGAGCTGCTAGATCAGGTGGGAGGCTTTGGGCCTTTCCAACTGTGGAATGTGGCACTGCTGGCCCTGCCCCGAGTGCTGCTGCCCATGAACTTTCTCCTGCCCATCTTCCTGGCTGCCGTACCTGCCCACCGCTGTGCCCTCCCTGGTGCCCCTGCCAACTTCAGCCACCAGGACGCTTGGCTGGAGGCCCACCTGCCCCGGGAGCCCGATGGCACCCTCAGCTCCTGCCTCTACTTCAATCACTCCCAGGCCCTCCCCAACACCACATTATGGGGAGCGGGGCAGAGCCCTGGGCAGCTGGAGGGTGAGCCTTCCACAATGCCCTGTCCTCAGGGCTGGGAGTACGACCGCTCGGAGTTCTCCTCCACCATTGCAACCGAG TGGGACCTCGTGTGTGAGCAGAAAGGCCTGAACAAAGCCACGTCCACCTTCTTCTTTGCTGGTGTGCTTGTGGGGGCTGTGGCCTTCGGATACCTGTCTGACAG GTTTGGGCGGCGCCGTCTACTGCTGGTGGCCTATGTGAGTTCCCTGGTGCTAGGCCTGGTGTCTGCAGCCTCAGTCAGTTACATCATGTTTGTCATCACCCGCACCCTCACTGGCACAGCTCTGGCTGGCTTCACCATCATCGTGATGCCACTGG aACTGGAATGGCTGGACGTGGAACACCGCACCGTGGCAGGTGTCCTGAGCAGCACCTTCTGGACAGGGGGTGTGACGCTGTTGGCACTGGTCGGGTACCTGATACGGGACTGGCGATGGCTTCTGCTGGCTGTCACTCTGCCTTGTGCCCCAGGGATCCTCAGCCTCTG GTGGGTGCCTGAGTCTGCACGCTGGCTTCTGACCCAGGGCCGTGTGGAGGAGGCCCACAGGTACCTACTCCGCTGTGCCAGGATCAATGGGCGGCCTGTGGGTGAGGACAGCCTGAGCCGGGAG gCCCTGAGTAAAGTGGCCGCCAGAGAGCAAGTGGTCCGCAGACCCTCGTACCTAGACCTATTCCGGACCCCAAGGCTCCGACATATCTCGCTATGCTGCATGGTGATGTG GTTTGGAGTAAACTTCTCCTATTATGGCCTGAGCCTGGACGTGTCGGGGCTGGGGCTGAACGTGTACCAAACGCAGCTGCTGTTCGGGGCCGTGGAGGTGCCCTCCAAGCTGCTGGTCTACCTGTCGGTGCGCCACGCAGGACGCCGTCTCACGCAAGCAGGAACGCTGCTGGGTGCCGCCCTTGCTTTTGGTGCCAGACTGCTGGTGACCTCGG AGATGGGGTCTTGGAGCACCGCCTTAGCAGTGATGGGAAAAGGTTTTTGTGAAGCTGCCTTCACCACAGCCTATCTGTTCACATCGGAGTTGTACCCTACCGTGCTCAG ACAGACAGGAATGGGGCTGACTGCACTGGTGGGCCGGCTGGGGGGCTCTTTGGCTCCACTGGCAGCCTTGCTGGATGGAGTATGGCTGTCACTACCCATGCTCACTTATGGGGGGATCGCCTTGCTGGCTGCCTGCACTGCCCTCCTGCTACCAGAGACGAAGCAAGCACAGCTGCCAGAGACCATCCAGGATGTGGAGAGGAG TGCCCTGTCTAGGCTTCAGGAGGAAGAGATGCCCATGAAGCAGATCCAGAACTGA
- the SLC22A7 gene encoding solute carrier family 22 member 7 isoform X1 has translation MRFEELLDQVGGFGPFQLWNVALLALPRVLLPMNFLLPIFLAAVPAHRCALPGAPANFSHQDAWLEAHLPREPDGTLSSCLYFNHSQALPNTTLWGAGQSPGQLEGEPSTMPCPQGWEYDRSEFSSTIATEAPPCLSLQWDLVCEQKGLNKATSTFFFAGVLVGAVAFGYLSDRFGRRRLLLVAYVSSLVLGLVSAASVSYIMFVITRTLTGTALAGFTIIVMPLELEWLDVEHRTVAGVLSSTFWTGGVTLLALVGYLIRDWRWLLLAVTLPCAPGILSLWWVPESARWLLTQGRVEEAHRYLLRCARINGRPVGEDSLSREALSKVAAREQVVRRPSYLDLFRTPRLRHISLCCMVMWFGVNFSYYGLSLDVSGLGLNVYQTQLLFGAVEVPSKLLVYLSVRHAGRRLTQAGTLLGAALAFGARLLVTSEMGSWSTALAVMGKGFCEAAFTTAYLFTSELYPTVLRQTGMGLTALVGRLGGSLAPLAALLDGVWLSLPMLTYGGIALLAACTALLLPETKQAQLPETIQDVERSALSRLQEEEMPMKQIQN, from the exons ATGAGATTTGAAGAGCTGCTAGATCAGGTGGGAGGCTTTGGGCCTTTCCAACTGTGGAATGTGGCACTGCTGGCCCTGCCCCGAGTGCTGCTGCCCATGAACTTTCTCCTGCCCATCTTCCTGGCTGCCGTACCTGCCCACCGCTGTGCCCTCCCTGGTGCCCCTGCCAACTTCAGCCACCAGGACGCTTGGCTGGAGGCCCACCTGCCCCGGGAGCCCGATGGCACCCTCAGCTCCTGCCTCTACTTCAATCACTCCCAGGCCCTCCCCAACACCACATTATGGGGAGCGGGGCAGAGCCCTGGGCAGCTGGAGGGTGAGCCTTCCACAATGCCCTGTCCTCAGGGCTGGGAGTACGACCGCTCGGAGTTCTCCTCCACCATTGCAACCGAG GCCCCTCCCTGTCTGTCCCTGCAGTGGGACCTCGTGTGTGAGCAGAAAGGCCTGAACAAAGCCACGTCCACCTTCTTCTTTGCTGGTGTGCTTGTGGGGGCTGTGGCCTTCGGATACCTGTCTGACAG GTTTGGGCGGCGCCGTCTACTGCTGGTGGCCTATGTGAGTTCCCTGGTGCTAGGCCTGGTGTCTGCAGCCTCAGTCAGTTACATCATGTTTGTCATCACCCGCACCCTCACTGGCACAGCTCTGGCTGGCTTCACCATCATCGTGATGCCACTGG aACTGGAATGGCTGGACGTGGAACACCGCACCGTGGCAGGTGTCCTGAGCAGCACCTTCTGGACAGGGGGTGTGACGCTGTTGGCACTGGTCGGGTACCTGATACGGGACTGGCGATGGCTTCTGCTGGCTGTCACTCTGCCTTGTGCCCCAGGGATCCTCAGCCTCTG GTGGGTGCCTGAGTCTGCACGCTGGCTTCTGACCCAGGGCCGTGTGGAGGAGGCCCACAGGTACCTACTCCGCTGTGCCAGGATCAATGGGCGGCCTGTGGGTGAGGACAGCCTGAGCCGGGAG gCCCTGAGTAAAGTGGCCGCCAGAGAGCAAGTGGTCCGCAGACCCTCGTACCTAGACCTATTCCGGACCCCAAGGCTCCGACATATCTCGCTATGCTGCATGGTGATGTG GTTTGGAGTAAACTTCTCCTATTATGGCCTGAGCCTGGACGTGTCGGGGCTGGGGCTGAACGTGTACCAAACGCAGCTGCTGTTCGGGGCCGTGGAGGTGCCCTCCAAGCTGCTGGTCTACCTGTCGGTGCGCCACGCAGGACGCCGTCTCACGCAAGCAGGAACGCTGCTGGGTGCCGCCCTTGCTTTTGGTGCCAGACTGCTGGTGACCTCGG AGATGGGGTCTTGGAGCACCGCCTTAGCAGTGATGGGAAAAGGTTTTTGTGAAGCTGCCTTCACCACAGCCTATCTGTTCACATCGGAGTTGTACCCTACCGTGCTCAG ACAGACAGGAATGGGGCTGACTGCACTGGTGGGCCGGCTGGGGGGCTCTTTGGCTCCACTGGCAGCCTTGCTGGATGGAGTATGGCTGTCACTACCCATGCTCACTTATGGGGGGATCGCCTTGCTGGCTGCCTGCACTGCCCTCCTGCTACCAGAGACGAAGCAAGCACAGCTGCCAGAGACCATCCAGGATGTGGAGAGGAG TGCCCTGTCTAGGCTTCAGGAGGAAGAGATGCCCATGAAGCAGATCCAGAACTGA